The following are from one region of the Mauremys reevesii isolate NIE-2019 linkage group 2, ASM1616193v1, whole genome shotgun sequence genome:
- the LOC120397240 gene encoding transmembrane protein 14C-like, translating into MGLDWIGFGYAALVTSGGIIGYAKAGSVPSLAAGLLFGSLAGLGAYQLSQNPKNVWLSLIASGTLTGVMGMRFYNSGKVMPAGLIAGASLLMVGRLGLKMIEKPHGP; encoded by the exons ATGGGTTTGGACTGGATAGGCTTTGGCTATGCAGCATTGGTTACATCAGGTGGAATAATTGGCTACGCAAAAGCAG GTAGTGTCCCATCTCTAGCTGCTGGTCTTCTTTTCGGGAGCTTAGCTGGACTGGGTGCTTACCAGCTGTCTCAGAATCCAAAAAATGTGTGGCTTTCTCTGA TTGCATCTGGAACACTGACTGGAGTTATGGGAATGAGATTTTACAACTCTGGAAAAGTCATGCCTGCAGGTTTAATTGCTGGTGCCAG TCTGTTAATGGTTGGGAGACTTGGACTGAAGATGATTGAAAAGCCCCATGGTCCATAA